From the Rhinolophus sinicus isolate RSC01 linkage group LG02, ASM3656204v1, whole genome shotgun sequence genome, one window contains:
- the MAPK8IP2 gene encoding C-Jun-amino-terminal kinase-interacting protein 2 isoform X3: MADRAEMFSLSTFHSLSPPGCRPPQDISLEEFDDEDLSEITDDCGLGLSYDSDHCEKDGLSLGRSEQPHPICSFQDDLQEFEMIDDNEEEEEEDEEEDEEEGEGEDEVGGGPDSQAPALEPLIPSPSLEEPHKHRPTTLHLTALGAQDSLNNNGGFVPVPPASWQETVLCSPHQEPLRGSDSEDVGAARLGRMISSISETELELSSSSGRSSHLTNSIEEASSPASEPEPEPEPEPEPEPACEPPRRPAFLPVGHDDTNSEYESGSESEPDLSEDADSPWLLSNLVSRMISEGSSPIRCPGQCLSPSQRPPGELTSPAGGGPDPMGPGGVELVDMETLCGPPPPVPPAPRPGPAQPGPCLFLSNPTRDTITPLWAAPGRTARPGRACSAACSEEDEEDEDDEDAEDEAGPPGGRGAGPAASLDASLVYDAVKYTLVVDEHTQLELVSLRRCAGLGDDSEDDSGGEASEDEAGAALLGGGQGLEGASPDSPDLTFSKKFLNVFVNSTSRSSSTESFGLFSCLVNGEEREQTHRAVFRFIPRHPDELELDVDDPVLVEAEGDDLWSRGFNMRTGERGVFPAFYAHAVPGPAKDLLGSKRGPCWVERFDVQFLGSVEVPCHQGNGILCAAMQKIATARKLTVHLRPPASCDLEISLRGVKLSLSGGPEFQHCSHFFQMKNISFCGCHPRNSCYFGFITKHPLLSRFACHVFVSQESMRPVAQSVGRAFLEYYQEHLEYACPTEDIYLE, encoded by the exons ATGGCGGACCGCGCGGagatgttttctctctccaccttCCACTCGCTGTCGCCGCCGGGCTGCAG GCCTCCCCAGGACATAAGTCTGGAAGAATTTGATGATGAAGACCTGTCTGAGATCACCGACGACTGTGGCCTGGGCCTCAGCTACGACTCGGACCACTGCgagaag GATGGCCTCTCCCTGGGGCGCTCGGAGCAGCCGCACCCCATCTGCTCCTTCCAGGATGACCTCCAAGAGTTTGAGATGATCGATGAcaatgaagaggaggaagaggaggacgaagaggaagatgaggaggaaggggaaggggaggacgAGGTGGGAGGAGGCCCTGACTCCCAGGCCCCTGCCCTGGAGCCCCtgatcccctccccctccctggagGAGCCCCACAAGCACCGGCCCACCACGCTCCACCTGACAGCACTGGGAGCCCAG GACTCCCTGAACAACAATGGAGGCTTTGTCCCAGTGCCTCCAGCCTCTTGGCAGGAGACAGTGCTGTGTTCACCTCACCAGGAGCCCCTCAGAG GCTCGGACTCAGAGGACGTGGGAGCCGCGCGCCTGGGACGCATGATTTCGTCCATCTCTGAGACGGAGCTGGAGCTTAGCAGCAGCAGCGGCCGCTCCTCGCACCTCACCAACTCCATCGAGGAGGCCTCGTCTCCGGCCTCGGAGCCGGAGCCCGAGCCCGAGCCCGAGCCCGAGCCCGAGCCCGCGTGCGAGCCCCCGCGCCGTCCCGCCTTCCTGCCCGTGGGCCACGACGACACCAACAGCGAGTACGAGTCTGGCTCCGAGTCGGAGCCGGACCTCAGCGAGGACGCCGACTCGCCCTGGCTGCTCAGCAACCTGGTCAGCCGCATGATCTCTGAGGGCTCGTCGCCCATCCGCTGCCCCGGCCAGTGCCTGTCTCCCTCGCAGCGTCCTCCTGGGGAGCTCACGTCGCCGGCCGGTGGAGGCCCCGATCCCATGGGCCCGGGCGGCGTGGAGCTGGTGGACATGGAGACGCTGTGCGGGCCTCCACCCCCCGTGCCCCCCGCGCCCCGGCCGGGCCCCGCACAGCCCGGGCCCTGCCTCTTCCTCAGCAATCCCACACGCGACACCATCACTCCGCTGTGGGCCGCCCCGGGCCGCACCGCCCGCCCCGGCCGCGCCTGCTCCGCCGCCTGCTCGGAGGAGGACGAAGAGGACGAGGACGACGAGGACGCCGAGGACGAGGCAGGCCCCCCGGGGGGCAGGGGCGCGGGCCCCGCGGCCTCACTGGACGCCTCCCTGGTGTACGACGCGGTCAAGTACACGCTGGTGGTGGACGAGCACACGCAGCTGGAGCTGGTGAGCCTGCGGCGCTGCGCCGGCCTGGGCGACGACAGTGAGGACGACAGTGGTGGCGAGGCCAGCGAGGACGAGGCGGGGGCTGCACTGCTGGGTGGTGGTCAGGGCCTGGAGGGCGCCTCCCCGGACAGCCCCGACCTCACCTTCTCCAAGAAGTTCCTCAACGTCTTTGTCAACAGTACATCTAGGTCCTCCA GCACTGAGTCCTTTGGCCTTTTTTCCTGCCTGGTCAACGGGGAGGAGCGAGAGCAGACCCATCGGGCTGTCTTCAG GTTCATCCCTCGCCATCCTGATGAGCTGGAGCTAGACGTGGATGACCCGGTGCTGGTGGAGGCTGAGGGTGACGACCTCTGGTCCCGCGGCTTCAACATGCGCACCGGCGAGCGTGGGGTCTTCCCCGCCTTCTACGCACACGCGGTGCCTGGCCCTGCCAAGGACCTGCTGG GGAGCAAGCGCGGCCCCTGCTGGGTGGAGCGTTTCGACGTGCAGTTCCTGGGCTCCGTGGAGGTGCCCTGTCACCAGGGCAATGGTATCCTGTGTGCAGCCATGCAGAAG ATTGCCACTGCCCGGAAACTGACCGTCCACCTGCGTCCTCCTGCCTCCTGTGACCTTGAGATTTCTCTGCGGGGGGTCAAGCTGAGTCTAAGTGGTGGACCcgag TTCCAGCACTGCAGCCACTTCTTCCAGATGAAGAATATCTCCTTCTGCGGCTGCCACCCCCGCAACAGCTG CTATTTCGGCTTCATCACTAAACATCCCCTGCTCAGCCGCTTTGCCTGCCACGTCTTTGTGTCCCAAGAGTCCATGCGGCCCGTGGCCCAGAGTGTGGG
- the CPT1B gene encoding carnitine O-palmitoyltransferase 1, muscle isoform, which produces MAEAHQAVAFQFTVTPDGVDFRLSREALKHIYLSGINSWKKRLIRIKNGILRGVYPGSPTSWLVVVMATVGSSYCNVDVSMGLVCYIQKYLPEGYGPYRTPQTRALVSMAIFSTGVWMLGIFFFRQTLKLLLSYHGWMFEMHGRTSRFTKVWATCVRLLSGRRPMLYSFQTSLPKLPVPKVSATIQRYLESVRPLLNDEEYYRKEKLAKEFQEKTAPRLQKYLILKSWWATNYVSDWWEEYIYLRGRNPLVVNSNYYVMDFVFTKNTDVQAARLGNIVHAMITYRRKLDREQIKPVMALGIVPMCSYQMERMFNTTRIPGKETDVLQHLAESRHVAVYHRGRFFKVWLYDGSSLLKPRDLELQFQRILDDPSPPQPGEERLAALTAGGRTEWAQARQTFFSSGKNKASLDTIERAAFFVTLDEESHRYDPEDEASLSLYGKALLHGNCYNRWFDKSFTLIAFKNGQLGLNTEHAWADAPIVGHLWEFVLGTDTFHLGYSDTGHCLGQPNLMLVPPQRLQWDIPEKCQAAIDSSYQVARALAENVELYCFQFLPFGKGLIKKCRTSPDAFVQIALQLAHFRDKGKFCLTYEASMTRMFREGRTETVRSCTSESTAFVQAMVEGTHKKADLQNLFRKASEKHQNMYRLAMTGHGIDRHLFCLYVVSKYLGVSSPFLAEVLSEPWRLSTSQSAQFQIGMFDPKKYPNHLGAGGGFGPVVDDGYGVSYMIAGENTIFFHVSSMFSSSETNAQRFGNHIRQALLDIADLFQVPKADS; this is translated from the exons ATGGCGGAAGCGCATCAGGCCGTGGCCTTCCAGTTCACCGTGACCCCAGATGGGGTCGACTTCCGGCTCAGTCGGGAGGCCCTGAAACACATCTACTTATCTGGGATCAACTCCTGGAAGAAACGCCTGATTCGCATCAAG AATGGCATCCTTAGGGGTGTGTATCCTGGCAGCCCCACCAGCTGGCTGGTCGTCGTCATGGCTACAGTGGGTTCCTCCTATTGCAATGTGGACGTCTCCATGGGGCTAGTCTGTTACATCCAGAAATACCTCCCTGAGGG ATATGGCCCCTACCGAACCCCACAGACCCGGGCACTTGTCAGCATGGCCATCTTCTCCACGGGAGTGTGGATGCTCGGCATCTTTTTCTTCCGCCAAACCCTGAAACTGCTTCTTTCCTACCATGGCTGGATGTTTGAGATGCATGGCCGGACCAGCCGCTTCACCAAAGTCTGGGCT ACCTGCGTTCGCCTTCTGTCTGGCCGGCGGCCTATGCTCTACAGCTTCCAGACATCTCTACCCAAGCTCCCCGTGCCCAAGGTGTCAGCCACGATTCAGCGG TACCTGGAGTCGGTGCGGCCCTTGTTGAACGACGAGGAGTATTACCGTAAGGAGAAGCTGGCCAAGGAATTCCAGGAGAAGACTGCTCCCAGGCTGCAGAAGTACCTGATACTCAAGTCGTGGTGGGCGACCAACTAC gtgAGTGACTGGTGGGAAGAGTACATCTACCTTCGAGGCCGGAACCCCCTCGTGGTGAACAGCAACTATTACGTCATG GACTTTGTGTTCACCAAGAACACGGACGTACAAGCAGCCCGCCTGGGGAACATCGTTCATGCCATGATCACATATCGCCGTAAACTGGACCGGGAACAGATCAAGCCT GTGATGGCACTTGGCATCGTGCCCATGTGCTCCTACCAGATGGAGAGAATGTTCAACACCACTCGGATCCCGGGCAAGGAGACAG ACGTGCTGCAGCACCTGGCCGAGAGCAGGCATGTGGCGGTGTACCACCGGGGCCGCTTCTTCAAGGTGTGGCTGTATGACGGCTCCAGCCTGCTCAAGCCTCGGGACCTGGAGCTGCAGTTCCAGAGGATCCTGGAtgacccctccccacctcagccGGGCGAGGAGAGGCTGGCAGCCCTCACTGCAGGCGGAAG AACGGAGTGGGCACAGGCACGCCAGACCTTCTTCAGCTCCGGCAAGAACAAGGCTTCTCTGGACACCATTGAGCGTGCCGCTTTCTTTGTGACCCTGGATGAGGAGTCTCACCGCTATGACCCCGAAGATGAGGCCAGCCTTAGCCTGTACGGCAAGGCTCTGCTGCACGGCAACTGCTACAACAG GTGGTTCGACAAGTCTTTCACTCTCATTGCCTTCAAGAATGGCCAGTTGGGCCTCAACACAGAACACGCTTGGGCAGACGCCCCAATCGTAGGGCACCTCTGGGAG TTTGTCCTGGGCACTGACACCTTCCACCTGGGCTACTCAGACACTGGGCACTGCCTGGGCCAACCGAACCTCATGCTGGTACCTCCTCAGCGGCTGCAGTGGGACATCCCTGAGAAG TGCCAGGCGGCCATCGacagctcctaccaggtggccaGGGCGCTGGCAGAGAACGTGGAGCTGTACTGTTTCCAGTTCCTGCCCTTTGGCAAAGGCCTCATCAAGAAGTGTCGCACCAGCCCTGATGCCTTTGTGCAGATCGCCCTGCAGCTGGCGCACTTCCGG GACAAGGGCAAGTTCTGCCTGACCTATGAAGCCTCGATGACGAGGATGTTCCGTGAGGGGCGCACCGAGACGGTTCGTTCCTGTACCAGCGAGTCCACAGCCTTCGTGCAGGCCATGgtggagggcacacacaag AAAGCAGACCTCCAGAACCTCTTCCGGAAAGCTTCTGAGAAGCACCAGAACATGTACCGCCTGGCCATGACGGGGCACGGCATCGACAGGCACCTCTTCTGCCTTTATGTGGTCTCCAAATACCTGGGGGTCAGCTCCCCTTTCCTGGCTGAG GTGCTCTCAGAACCCTGGCGCCTCTCCACCAGCCAGAGCGCTCAATTCCAGATCGGCATGTTTGATCCAAAGAAGTACCCCAATCACCTGGGCGCTGGCGGTGGCTTTGGACCC GTAGTGGATGATGGCTATGGCGTCTCCTACATGATCGCTGGTGAGAACACCATCTTCTTTCATGTCTCCAGCATGTTCTCAAGCTCAGAGACG AATGCCCAGCGTTTTGGGAACCACATCCGCCAAGCTCTGCTGGACATTGCTGATCTTTTCCAAGTTCCCAAGGCTGACAGCTGA
- the CHKB gene encoding choline/ethanolamine kinase: MVFALSQGSQGYRGDALNLDFGKGTGTPSRVPERAERRRREANKAGETRTRAEKRRRPEAEPRAAGTSRARPKGQSALGVGPGGARAMAAEGPAVAGGGVLGGRLAKDSLRQPKCPDTAPNRRRGSAQSQDAQRRAYQWCREYLGGAWRRLRPEELRVDPVSGGLSNLLFRCSLPDHLPSVGEEPREVLLRLYGAILQGVDSLVLESVMFAILAERSLGPQLYGVFPEGRLEQYIPSRPLKTRELAEPMLSAAIATKMAQFHGMEMPFTKEPHWLFGTMERYLKQILDLPPTGLPQMNLLEMYSLKDEMGNLRKLLDSTPSPVVFCHNDIQEGNILLLSEPENADSLMLVDFEYSGYNYRGFDIGNHFCEWVYDYTHEEWPFYKAQPADYPTRAQQLHFIRHYLAEVKKGETVSQEEQRKLEDDLLVEVNRYALASHFFWGLWSILQASMSTIEFGYLEYAQSRFQFYFQQKGQLTSFHPPS; encoded by the exons ATGGTATTCGCCCTGAGCCAGGGGAGCCAGGGGTACCGCGGAGACGCCCTGAACTTGGACTTCGGAAAGGGCACGGGCACCCCGTCCAGGGTCCCGGAGAGAGCCGAGCGGCGCCGCAGGGAAGCGAATAAAGCCGGAGAAACCCGAACACGAGCGGAGAAGCGCAGGCGGCCGGAAGCGGAGCCGAGAGCAGCCGGAACAAGCCGAGCCCGCCCGAAGGGGCAGAGCGCACTGGGCGTTGGGCCGGGTGGAGCCCGAGCCATGGCGGCCGAGGGGCCCGCCGTGGCCGGAGGTGGTGTTCTCGGCGGCCGCCTGGCCAAGGACAGCTTGCGGCAGCCTAAGTGCCCGGACACGGCCCCGAACCGGCGGCGCGGATCGGCGCAGTCGCAGGACGCCCAGCGCCGAGCCTACCAGTGGTGCCGGGAGTATCTGGGCGGGGCGTGGCGCCGACTGCGGCCGGAGGAGCTGAGGGTGGACCCCGTGAG CGGAGGCCTCAGCAACCTGCTCTTCCGCTGCTCGCTGCCGGATCACCTGCCCAGCGTCGGCGAGGAGCCCCGGGAGGTGCTGCTGCGGCTGTATGGGGCGATTCTGCAG GGCGTGGACTCCTTGGTCCTTGAAAGTGTGATGTTCGCCATCCTTGCAGAGAGGTCTCTGGGGCCCCAGCTCTACGGAGTCTTTCCAGAGGGCCGTCTGGAACAGTACATCCCA AGCCGGCCACTGAAAACGCGAGAGCTTGCCGAGCCCATGTTGTCGGCAGCCATTGCCACGAAGATGGCCCAGTTCCACGGAATGGAGATGCCTTTCACTAAGGAGCCCCACTGGCTGTTTGGGACCATGGAGCG GTACCTGAAGCAGATCCTGGACCTGCCCCCCACGGGCCTCCCCCAGATGAACCTGCTGGAGATGTACAGCCTGAAGGACGAGATGGGAAACCTGAG GAAGTTGCTAGACTCTACCCCATCACCAGTGGTCTTCTGCCACAATGACATCCAGGAAG GGAACATCTTGTTGCTCTCAGAGCCAGAAAATGCTGACAGCCTCATGTTGGTCGACTTTGAGTACAGTGGTTACAACTACAG GGGCTTTGACATTGGGAACCATTTTTGTGAGTGGGTTTATGACTATACTCACGAGGAGTGGCCTTTCTACAAAGCGCAGCCTGCAGACTACCCCACCCGGGCACAGCAG CTCCATTTTATTCGCCATTACCTGGCAGAGGTAAAGAAAGGTGAGACCGTCTCCCAAGAGGAGCAGAGGAAACTGGAAGATGACCTGCTGGTGGAGGTCAATCG GTATGCCCTCGCTTCCCATTTCTTTTGGGGTCTCTGGTCCATCCTCCAGGCATCCATGTCCACCATAGAATTTGGTTACTTG GAGTATGCCCAGTCTCGGTTCCAGTTCTACTTCCAGCAGAAGGGGCAGCTGACCAGCTTCCACCCCCCATCCTGA
- the MAPK8IP2 gene encoding C-Jun-amino-terminal kinase-interacting protein 2 isoform X1, with amino-acid sequence MADRAEMFSLSTFHSLSPPGCRPPQDISLEEFDDEDLSEITDDCGLGLSYDSDHCEKDGLSLGRSEQPHPICSFQDDLQEFEMIDDNEEEEEEDEEEDEEEGEGEDEVGGGPDSQAPALEPLIPSPSLEEPHKHRPTTLHLTALGAQDSLNNNGGFVPVPPASWQETVLCSPHQEPLREPPAPFPLAGAGPGRGRAREQSPVGPGCDCEGNRPTGPSAPGGASPSSDPGIEADLGSGSSGGHGGQCSSQELSSPGSDSEDVGAARLGRMISSISETELELSSSSGRSSHLTNSIEEASSPASEPEPEPEPEPEPEPACEPPRRPAFLPVGHDDTNSEYESGSESEPDLSEDADSPWLLSNLVSRMISEGSSPIRCPGQCLSPSQRPPGELTSPAGGGPDPMGPGGVELVDMETLCGPPPPVPPAPRPGPAQPGPCLFLSNPTRDTITPLWAAPGRTARPGRACSAACSEEDEEDEDDEDAEDEAGPPGGRGAGPAASLDASLVYDAVKYTLVVDEHTQLELVSLRRCAGLGDDSEDDSGGEASEDEAGAALLGGGQGLEGASPDSPDLTFSKKFLNVFVNSTSRSSSTESFGLFSCLVNGEEREQTHRAVFRFIPRHPDELELDVDDPVLVEAEGDDLWSRGFNMRTGERGVFPAFYAHAVPGPAKDLLGSKRGPCWVERFDVQFLGSVEVPCHQGNGILCAAMQKIATARKLTVHLRPPASCDLEISLRGVKLSLSGGPEFQHCSHFFQMKNISFCGCHPRNSCYFGFITKHPLLSRFACHVFVSQESMRPVAQSVGRAFLEYYQEHLEYACPTEDIYLE; translated from the exons ATGGCGGACCGCGCGGagatgttttctctctccaccttCCACTCGCTGTCGCCGCCGGGCTGCAG GCCTCCCCAGGACATAAGTCTGGAAGAATTTGATGATGAAGACCTGTCTGAGATCACCGACGACTGTGGCCTGGGCCTCAGCTACGACTCGGACCACTGCgagaag GATGGCCTCTCCCTGGGGCGCTCGGAGCAGCCGCACCCCATCTGCTCCTTCCAGGATGACCTCCAAGAGTTTGAGATGATCGATGAcaatgaagaggaggaagaggaggacgaagaggaagatgaggaggaaggggaaggggaggacgAGGTGGGAGGAGGCCCTGACTCCCAGGCCCCTGCCCTGGAGCCCCtgatcccctccccctccctggagGAGCCCCACAAGCACCGGCCCACCACGCTCCACCTGACAGCACTGGGAGCCCAG GACTCCCTGAACAACAATGGAGGCTTTGTCCCAGTGCCTCCAGCCTCTTGGCAGGAGACAGTGCTGTGTTCACCTCACCAGGAGCCCCTCAGAG AACCACCCGCCCCCTTCCCACTGGCGGGTGCTGGCCctggcaggggcagggccagggagcAGTCGCCTGTGGGCCCAGGTTGCGACTGCGAAGGGAACCGGCCCACGGGACCCTCAGCGCCTGGTGGGGCCTCGCCCTCCTCCGACCCAGGCATCGAAGCCGACCTGGGGAGCGGCTCCAGTGGGGGCCACGGGGGCCAGTGCAGCAGCCAGGAGCTGTCCTCGCCAGGCTCGGACTCAGAGGACGTGGGAGCCGCGCGCCTGGGACGCATGATTTCGTCCATCTCTGAGACGGAGCTGGAGCTTAGCAGCAGCAGCGGCCGCTCCTCGCACCTCACCAACTCCATCGAGGAGGCCTCGTCTCCGGCCTCGGAGCCGGAGCCCGAGCCCGAGCCCGAGCCCGAGCCCGAGCCCGCGTGCGAGCCCCCGCGCCGTCCCGCCTTCCTGCCCGTGGGCCACGACGACACCAACAGCGAGTACGAGTCTGGCTCCGAGTCGGAGCCGGACCTCAGCGAGGACGCCGACTCGCCCTGGCTGCTCAGCAACCTGGTCAGCCGCATGATCTCTGAGGGCTCGTCGCCCATCCGCTGCCCCGGCCAGTGCCTGTCTCCCTCGCAGCGTCCTCCTGGGGAGCTCACGTCGCCGGCCGGTGGAGGCCCCGATCCCATGGGCCCGGGCGGCGTGGAGCTGGTGGACATGGAGACGCTGTGCGGGCCTCCACCCCCCGTGCCCCCCGCGCCCCGGCCGGGCCCCGCACAGCCCGGGCCCTGCCTCTTCCTCAGCAATCCCACACGCGACACCATCACTCCGCTGTGGGCCGCCCCGGGCCGCACCGCCCGCCCCGGCCGCGCCTGCTCCGCCGCCTGCTCGGAGGAGGACGAAGAGGACGAGGACGACGAGGACGCCGAGGACGAGGCAGGCCCCCCGGGGGGCAGGGGCGCGGGCCCCGCGGCCTCACTGGACGCCTCCCTGGTGTACGACGCGGTCAAGTACACGCTGGTGGTGGACGAGCACACGCAGCTGGAGCTGGTGAGCCTGCGGCGCTGCGCCGGCCTGGGCGACGACAGTGAGGACGACAGTGGTGGCGAGGCCAGCGAGGACGAGGCGGGGGCTGCACTGCTGGGTGGTGGTCAGGGCCTGGAGGGCGCCTCCCCGGACAGCCCCGACCTCACCTTCTCCAAGAAGTTCCTCAACGTCTTTGTCAACAGTACATCTAGGTCCTCCA GCACTGAGTCCTTTGGCCTTTTTTCCTGCCTGGTCAACGGGGAGGAGCGAGAGCAGACCCATCGGGCTGTCTTCAG GTTCATCCCTCGCCATCCTGATGAGCTGGAGCTAGACGTGGATGACCCGGTGCTGGTGGAGGCTGAGGGTGACGACCTCTGGTCCCGCGGCTTCAACATGCGCACCGGCGAGCGTGGGGTCTTCCCCGCCTTCTACGCACACGCGGTGCCTGGCCCTGCCAAGGACCTGCTGG GGAGCAAGCGCGGCCCCTGCTGGGTGGAGCGTTTCGACGTGCAGTTCCTGGGCTCCGTGGAGGTGCCCTGTCACCAGGGCAATGGTATCCTGTGTGCAGCCATGCAGAAG ATTGCCACTGCCCGGAAACTGACCGTCCACCTGCGTCCTCCTGCCTCCTGTGACCTTGAGATTTCTCTGCGGGGGGTCAAGCTGAGTCTAAGTGGTGGACCcgag TTCCAGCACTGCAGCCACTTCTTCCAGATGAAGAATATCTCCTTCTGCGGCTGCCACCCCCGCAACAGCTG CTATTTCGGCTTCATCACTAAACATCCCCTGCTCAGCCGCTTTGCCTGCCACGTCTTTGTGTCCCAAGAGTCCATGCGGCCCGTGGCCCAGAGTGTGGG
- the MAPK8IP2 gene encoding C-Jun-amino-terminal kinase-interacting protein 2 isoform X2 produces the protein MADRAEMFSLSTFHSLSPPGCRPPQDISLEEFDDEDLSEITDDCGLGLSYDSDHCEKDGLSLGRSEQPHPICSFQDDLQEFEMIDDNEEEEEEDEEEDEEEGEGEDEVGGGPDSQAPALEPLIPSPSLEEPHKHRPTTLHLTALGAQDSLNNNGGFVPVPPASWQETVLCSPHQEPLRGIEADLGSGSSGGHGGQCSSQELSSPGSDSEDVGAARLGRMISSISETELELSSSSGRSSHLTNSIEEASSPASEPEPEPEPEPEPEPACEPPRRPAFLPVGHDDTNSEYESGSESEPDLSEDADSPWLLSNLVSRMISEGSSPIRCPGQCLSPSQRPPGELTSPAGGGPDPMGPGGVELVDMETLCGPPPPVPPAPRPGPAQPGPCLFLSNPTRDTITPLWAAPGRTARPGRACSAACSEEDEEDEDDEDAEDEAGPPGGRGAGPAASLDASLVYDAVKYTLVVDEHTQLELVSLRRCAGLGDDSEDDSGGEASEDEAGAALLGGGQGLEGASPDSPDLTFSKKFLNVFVNSTSRSSSTESFGLFSCLVNGEEREQTHRAVFRFIPRHPDELELDVDDPVLVEAEGDDLWSRGFNMRTGERGVFPAFYAHAVPGPAKDLLGSKRGPCWVERFDVQFLGSVEVPCHQGNGILCAAMQKIATARKLTVHLRPPASCDLEISLRGVKLSLSGGPEFQHCSHFFQMKNISFCGCHPRNSCYFGFITKHPLLSRFACHVFVSQESMRPVAQSVGRAFLEYYQEHLEYACPTEDIYLE, from the exons ATGGCGGACCGCGCGGagatgttttctctctccaccttCCACTCGCTGTCGCCGCCGGGCTGCAG GCCTCCCCAGGACATAAGTCTGGAAGAATTTGATGATGAAGACCTGTCTGAGATCACCGACGACTGTGGCCTGGGCCTCAGCTACGACTCGGACCACTGCgagaag GATGGCCTCTCCCTGGGGCGCTCGGAGCAGCCGCACCCCATCTGCTCCTTCCAGGATGACCTCCAAGAGTTTGAGATGATCGATGAcaatgaagaggaggaagaggaggacgaagaggaagatgaggaggaaggggaaggggaggacgAGGTGGGAGGAGGCCCTGACTCCCAGGCCCCTGCCCTGGAGCCCCtgatcccctccccctccctggagGAGCCCCACAAGCACCGGCCCACCACGCTCCACCTGACAGCACTGGGAGCCCAG GACTCCCTGAACAACAATGGAGGCTTTGTCCCAGTGCCTCCAGCCTCTTGGCAGGAGACAGTGCTGTGTTCACCTCACCAGGAGCCCCTCAGAG GCATCGAAGCCGACCTGGGGAGCGGCTCCAGTGGGGGCCACGGGGGCCAGTGCAGCAGCCAGGAGCTGTCCTCGCCAGGCTCGGACTCAGAGGACGTGGGAGCCGCGCGCCTGGGACGCATGATTTCGTCCATCTCTGAGACGGAGCTGGAGCTTAGCAGCAGCAGCGGCCGCTCCTCGCACCTCACCAACTCCATCGAGGAGGCCTCGTCTCCGGCCTCGGAGCCGGAGCCCGAGCCCGAGCCCGAGCCCGAGCCCGAGCCCGCGTGCGAGCCCCCGCGCCGTCCCGCCTTCCTGCCCGTGGGCCACGACGACACCAACAGCGAGTACGAGTCTGGCTCCGAGTCGGAGCCGGACCTCAGCGAGGACGCCGACTCGCCCTGGCTGCTCAGCAACCTGGTCAGCCGCATGATCTCTGAGGGCTCGTCGCCCATCCGCTGCCCCGGCCAGTGCCTGTCTCCCTCGCAGCGTCCTCCTGGGGAGCTCACGTCGCCGGCCGGTGGAGGCCCCGATCCCATGGGCCCGGGCGGCGTGGAGCTGGTGGACATGGAGACGCTGTGCGGGCCTCCACCCCCCGTGCCCCCCGCGCCCCGGCCGGGCCCCGCACAGCCCGGGCCCTGCCTCTTCCTCAGCAATCCCACACGCGACACCATCACTCCGCTGTGGGCCGCCCCGGGCCGCACCGCCCGCCCCGGCCGCGCCTGCTCCGCCGCCTGCTCGGAGGAGGACGAAGAGGACGAGGACGACGAGGACGCCGAGGACGAGGCAGGCCCCCCGGGGGGCAGGGGCGCGGGCCCCGCGGCCTCACTGGACGCCTCCCTGGTGTACGACGCGGTCAAGTACACGCTGGTGGTGGACGAGCACACGCAGCTGGAGCTGGTGAGCCTGCGGCGCTGCGCCGGCCTGGGCGACGACAGTGAGGACGACAGTGGTGGCGAGGCCAGCGAGGACGAGGCGGGGGCTGCACTGCTGGGTGGTGGTCAGGGCCTGGAGGGCGCCTCCCCGGACAGCCCCGACCTCACCTTCTCCAAGAAGTTCCTCAACGTCTTTGTCAACAGTACATCTAGGTCCTCCA GCACTGAGTCCTTTGGCCTTTTTTCCTGCCTGGTCAACGGGGAGGAGCGAGAGCAGACCCATCGGGCTGTCTTCAG GTTCATCCCTCGCCATCCTGATGAGCTGGAGCTAGACGTGGATGACCCGGTGCTGGTGGAGGCTGAGGGTGACGACCTCTGGTCCCGCGGCTTCAACATGCGCACCGGCGAGCGTGGGGTCTTCCCCGCCTTCTACGCACACGCGGTGCCTGGCCCTGCCAAGGACCTGCTGG GGAGCAAGCGCGGCCCCTGCTGGGTGGAGCGTTTCGACGTGCAGTTCCTGGGCTCCGTGGAGGTGCCCTGTCACCAGGGCAATGGTATCCTGTGTGCAGCCATGCAGAAG ATTGCCACTGCCCGGAAACTGACCGTCCACCTGCGTCCTCCTGCCTCCTGTGACCTTGAGATTTCTCTGCGGGGGGTCAAGCTGAGTCTAAGTGGTGGACCcgag TTCCAGCACTGCAGCCACTTCTTCCAGATGAAGAATATCTCCTTCTGCGGCTGCCACCCCCGCAACAGCTG CTATTTCGGCTTCATCACTAAACATCCCCTGCTCAGCCGCTTTGCCTGCCACGTCTTTGTGTCCCAAGAGTCCATGCGGCCCGTGGCCCAGAGTGTGGG